One genomic window of Solanum dulcamara chromosome 10, daSolDulc1.2, whole genome shotgun sequence includes the following:
- the LOC129869754 gene encoding uncharacterized protein LOC129869754, giving the protein MADALSHKSLGSLVDVPPEKKEIVHESGQLASLGVRLAESGGIRVLDQKFAESSIIEKIKHHQYEDPIFAQYRDTGLDRENTPFRIISDGVLLHRERFYVPDVDGLRRQVMGEAHYARLYIKEIVNLHRDPVSIITNRGAQFTANFWRSFLEVVGTQTLEDMLQTYVIDFRGNWEDHLPLVEFAYINSYHSSIQMAPYEALYCRKCRSPVGWFDVGETKLIGPNLIQQAVDKVKLIRKQLLASQSRQKVYRDNRRRPLEFQLGEVHLIFHVSMLRKFIGYPSRVFPVKDIQVTEELSYEEQSVAILDCQIRRLRTKYVSSVKVLWRNNHREEMT; this is encoded by the exons ATGGCAGATGCACTTAGCCATAAGTCCTTAGGTAGCTTGGTTGACGTTCCAccagaaaaaaaagaaatagttcATGAAAGTGGTCAACTGGCCAGTCTTGGAGTTCGCTTGGCCGAATCTGGAGGTATTAGGGTTTTGGACCAAAAATTTGCTGAATCCTCtattatagaaaaaataaagcATCATCAATACGAAGATCCTATTTTTGCACAATACCGAGACACAGGTCTTGACAGAGAAAATACCCCATTTAGGATTATATCTGATGGAGTATTATTACACCGGGAGAGGTTTTATGTACCTGATGTTGATGGGCTACGACGACAGGTTATGGGCGAGGCACATTATGCTCG GTTGTATATTAAGGAGATAGTAAATCTCCACAGAGATCCTGTATCCATTATCACCAACAGAGGTGCCCAGTTTACAGCTAATTTCTGGAGATCTTTTCTGGAAGTAGTGGGGACCCAG ACGCTGGAAGATATGCTGCAGACCTATGttattgactttagaggtaACTGGGAAGATCATCTACCACTTGTGGAATTTGCTTATATtaatagctatcattctagtatccagatggccccGTACGAGGCACTGTATTGTAGAAAATGTAGGTCACctgttggttggtttgatgttggtgagaCTAAATTAATTGGCCCTAATCTGATTCAGCAGGCAGTTgataaggtgaagcttattcggaAACAATTATTGGCATCTCAAAGTCGacaaaaagtgtatagagataACCGGCGTCGACCTTTAGAGTTCCAATTGG GAGAAGTACATCTcatattccatgtgtctatgcttCGCAAATTCATTGGTTACCCTTCCAGAGTATTTCCCGTGAAGGACATTCAGGTGACTGAAGAGCTGTCCTACGAGGAACAGTCGGTGGCTATCTTAGATTGTCAGATAAGGAGATTGCGCACCAAATATGTGTCCTCTGTTAAAGTATTATGGCGCAACAATCACCGAGAAGAAATGACTTAG